The Gossypium hirsutum isolate 1008001.06 chromosome A03, Gossypium_hirsutum_v2.1, whole genome shotgun sequence genome contains the following window.
TTATTGACTCATTATCAGTTCACCACAGATTCCAACAGATATTTAGGTCTTGTTTAGTAGAGATTTATTTCATGTCTCCATGTGGAGAAACAAACTCTTCCATATAATTCTCAATAAAGATGTTAGGCAGGCAAAACCACGTGTCAGTACGAGAGAGTACCCAAATCATTGATCAGTACAGTTAGTTTCACTTTGCTATTAACCCTTGGACTTTGAATGTAAAGAGAGAACAATCCTTTTGCATCACAATGTGGTTGTCTCCTATTCAAGTAACTATGATTCTTCAGATATAAACCAAGACGAATATCAAgaatttataaagaaaaatttGGAAGGTTACCTTTTTTGCTCATTCTAAAAATGAAGGAGTTTGAGTTCAGTAGTATTTGTTCCTGAGTTAAATAATTACTACAAAGATTTCTTCTGGGTATATAAAACAAGTGATAATAAAGAGGCAAATCACATTGTTTGATAAACTATGTCTTTGGTGAGGCCAAAATCTTGGTCAAAACTATGTGACCAAGAGTGCAGGACAACAATAAAATATTCCAAATTTTACTTCCCATGgtcataacataaataataatcaaCCAACTAATATTTGCTCGTTACAAAGTTACAGCCTTGTAATTTTCTTGTCCTTGTTGCTTTCTTGCTGAGATATGCCAATCCGCAGAATCTGTCTTTTGGTTAGTACTCCTCAGGGACGCAGCACTGTTTTGTGATTACATTGACATATATTCTGTTTAGCATCTTGGCCACACACTTTATGTGTCCTGACAGCCGGTTTTTGGTAGGCCTTCTAGTTAGGGTAATGTACAGGTTCACCTACAGATTGTTGTTGCTGGTGCAAAACTATTAAAACTTAGTCATGAATTTGCATAACATTATCATTATATCAGATAGATAAATGAActtctaaatatttttatcactgatgctagaaaaaatataaaatctataaGGCCGTTGGATCTTTGGATACCGTTTCTAGAAGGTATTTTCAGTGCATCATAAAGCAAAAGAAAGTGGACTTCTTGAAATGTTGCAAAGAAACAACTGATTTCAGTTATCAACAATGTCAATTGCTTTTACAAAATTAGAATGATTTTACAGTGAAACATCTTTTGGCAATACGATATGATACTGACTATTTTACACCTAGGAAGAGATGGTTTCGTGCAACAGAATTCTTTACAAGATTCATGACTAAATCACTCAGAATTCACAAACAAGTGACTTTGGATCTTCATGTCCTTGATTGAAATAAGTATCCGACGTGCAACGATATGTAGAAATGGAATTGACCACTGCTCTCTCCAAATCCTTGGATAATCCTCATTTCACAATGGAGACAATGTAGTTCATGAAAACTGAATCACATGGAAATGTTATAGCTCCATCACTTGGCAGTCCAAACTCCTCTTCAGACAACTTGAAGAGTTCACGGAAAATGCAGATGCTAAGAAATGCCAAGGGAATCAGGAAGCGTCTCTTATCCATTGTGAAGATAACAAAGCATCCTTTAACAACCTCTGATGATCTATTATAATCATTTGCAGCAGCAGCAGCTATCTTTGTACTAGTCCTTTCTGAGGCAATTCTTTTCTTTCCAATGGATGCTATCTTCTGCCACTTCCTTTCTTTCTGATAAGCTTCTTTGTTGTAATCATGCTTACATAGTTTACATGTTGTGGATGGAAATCTTAAAGCAAGAAAGTGACAAAGAAGGTTGATTGGTATTTGACGGTTAGCAATACTGGATGAAGAAGTCATTCAGCTATTTATATGCTTGCTATTCTGACGCTACTTGTGATGTGCATTTCAATGTCAAAGCTTGTAAGCTTCTCTATTGGATTCTACATTGGCAACTTTGCTTGAGATTCTTTCGATGCTAATTAAGACCAATTAGGGAATTCCAATAAAATTTGGAAGataatgaaatttataatatCCTATAAAGTATTATACGAGTACGGAATTCATACCTTGATGCTGTAACTTGACAAACAAGAAACATAACCAAATCTTATGTCTTTTAGTCAATCCAAAGCTTGCAGGTAAAACCATGTGCTTTGTTGCTATGGAATAAACAATGCTAGATTGTAATTAGTTAGATGAAGATACTGAGTAACAAAAGGACATGGAAACCATCGAAACAAGGAAAAGGTTTGTAATTACAGTTAATTACTAAGCATGGTTGATAAAATGCAATACTTTATCCCTTCGGTATCAGAGTTGGTTATATTGTGGAATCATATACTTGTATGCATACCCGAATATAGGTTGGAAACAAGTTTAAGACAGTTATACTTTAGGAAAAATGAAAAGAGTCCGAGTAACATAACTGTGAAAGTCTTGGCGGAGACAGTCCTTTCCTGTCTTGTGGCTTAAGGACACTGATAGGACGAAACAGAACTTACCGAAGAAAGCTGAAGCACAAAAGGGAGTTTTGTCTCCTAATAAATACAAGTTGGTAATAACAAGCACAATATATCTTTCAATCAATACAAATCAACCGGAATTATTCACAAACAACAAATCAAGTGAGACACACAATTTACATAATTTTCACCATTGGGTCGGCATTGAACTATAGATTTGGACCCTTGAGAGCATTAAATTTGAGAATATGAGGAAAATATTGTGTGGAAACAATGTTAGTTGTAAGGCTTGAAACCTTACTATCCCTAAAGCACTAAGACAAACCTACCTGTATTTCATATGCAAAGTGATGTTACAACTCTAAGATTGAAGGTTTGAAATcttaaagaagaaaagaattaAAGACTGTTGAATTTGATGCTGGAATCTGTGAAGAGACATCCATTATAAacagtaaaaaaaacaaataatagtTAAATGATCTTTTTTAGTCATCAAAAAAGGCTATTGCATTTCATTAACTGTGGATTTCAACATTTACAAGATATTATTACATAAACCAtttacaatatcaaagcataatTTCCTCAGAATCCATAAACTAATGACTGTTGGTCTGTATGGGCTTGATGGCAATAACTAGCATTTGATGAACAGCGATAGCTTGCAACAGAGTTCAGTACAGCTTTCTCCAAATGCTTAGCTAAACTCCTTTGTAGTAATGAGAGAATGTAATTCATGGCAACTGAATCACAAGGTAATGTTATTGGTCCATCGCTTGGCAATCCAAACTCCTCTTCAGACATCTTCAAGAGCTCCACGAAAATGGTGTTTCTTAGATAAGCTAAGGGAATCACAAATCGCTTTTGATCAATTGTGTAGATCACAAAATGCCCTTTATCAACAAGTGATGAAGTAATTCTCCTTCTTCCAATGACAGCCAATTTCTGCCACTTTCTTGCCTTTCTGATAAGAATCTTTGTGCTAACCATGCTTGTTTGCTCAGTGACTAATGGATGGAAACTGTATGAATTAGAAGAGAGAAaggttatattttttttgtgcTTAAGAGATGGAACTGATGGCGGTATTTATAAAGCACAACAGAAAAAAGGAACTCGTTAAGTTGTAAGCCTTTTTTTTCTTGTGTCGTAAATGTCTATGCAACAGCATGAGATTACTTCCAGTGATATAACTATTTGGATACATATGTTTGCATATGTTAGGCAACCAAACAAGACTTTGGGGTGGGGGCCTCTTTCTTCTTGTCTGCCTTTTGGTTTAAAGGCACACCAAGTTCTACATGTAATCTAATACATTGTGGAGCAGGTAAAAGATATTTTTGCCTGCAAGGCCTAGAATTTGGAAGAATCCCAGGCCCTTATCCAATGGAAACCCCCGTTTAAGAAATCCATTAGTTTCTTCTTCCATACCCACCAAGGTGGAGTTGGGTCTTATATTTTCTCAGAAAAGGCCCAAACAATGGATTCGGTGCAGCAATCATATAGGAATCTGTCGGATTCTGTTGTTCATGTCGTAGTGCAGGTAAAAGAACAACTGCCATGGAAGCAGACAACTAAATATGAAACGAAAACTGTGAGTTTTCTCATTATGTATGTTTGCTAACGTACAATGGTGTTAACTGCTATAGTATACAAAACTGAAAACAAAATTTGGCTTTAGAAACTCTAAATTGGTAACTGTTggtgttgcgcggaagcgtgtgaaagagtaaaaatattgtactgaaaaatcacactaagttcaattcctaggaaagagaggtagatcacgaagatcacttaaataccaagtctttcctagccagaatatccctctatcgtaatttaatagcacaataaatcactacaatcacattcacaaaatatgcaaaataaataataaagaacaccagaattttaacgaggttcagcaaattttgtctacgtcctcgggcactaccaaatatatttcactccaaaaattacaagtgaaatttacaaataggagagagaataatgccttaagtagagaatggcaattatgggatgaagaaagtaagaaatggttaggcctatttatagttgaagttcaaggatcaacttgtaatatccctatacaattagggaccaaaattgcaattatcccatgccaacttttaacccaacttgccaatcaatcttactttctactttaggtgcccaccctttttgacttttcaaacaatgggtgggttccaataatctccaccttgaagatttaattaggataatcttatcttcacacaattctttctgcctttgacaacaatacttgatagtgcatTCTttaactgttaaacttgcaggatattaatcaagttcaaacaatgttcaaACTTGGTTACTGTTACCACCTTGGTTATTATATCTgtgggattatctgcagtcttgatcttctaaAGACAAATTTTCCcatcatcaataatttcccgcacaaagtggaaacgtacgtcaatatgctttgtacgtgcatgataaacttgattctttgctaaatgaatagcactttaaCTATCACAATACatgttaatatgctcctggaccAATCCTAAAGTTTTAGTCATACGTTGTAACCAAGTttgaacattgtttgaacttgattaatatcctacaagtttaacagttgaagaaggcactatcaagtattgttgtcaaagacagaaagaattgtgtgaagataagattatcctaatcaaatcttcaaggtgaaGATTATTgaaacccacccattgtttgaaaagtcaaaaagggtgggcaccgaaactagaaagtaagattggttggcaagttgggttaaaagttggcatgggataattgcaattttggtccctaattgtatagggacattgcaagttgatccttaaacctcaactataaataggcctaacaatttcttactttcttcatcccataattgtcattctctacttaaggcattattctctctcaatcccaactactgtatacgtgaacagtactaTATACGTAAATAGTATCGTATATGTGAATAGTGccatatacgtgaatagtgccgtaaaTGGTCGTATTTCCCAAGTACgaatctggctctgataccaattgttgcgcggaagcgtgtgaaagagtaaaaatattgtactgaaaaatcacactaagttcaattcccaagaaagagaggtagatcacgaagatcacttaaataccaagtctttcttagccagaatatccctctatcgtaatttaatagcacaataaatcactacaatcacattcacaaaatatgcaaaataaataataaaaaataccagaactttaacgaggttcagcaaattttacctacgtcctcgggcactaccaaatatatttcactctaaaaattacaagtgaaatttacaaataggagagagaataatgccttaagtagagaatggcaattatgggatgaagaaagtaagaaatggttaggcctatttatagttgaggtttaaggatcaacttgcaatgtctctatccaattagggaccaaaattataATTATCCCAtaccaacttttaacccaacttgccaaccaatcttactttctactttcggtgcccaccctttttgactttttcaatgggtgggttccaatagttGCTTTGTTTCTTGCTTATTGAGATTCAATGATGATGAGCAATGGCCGGTAACTATAGACATAATCAATGCTTTCTCCACTTCTTTACTTGCTTTCCTTTTAATCAATTCAATTGCATACTCCATGAAGGTTGAATCAAAGGGCAATTTAAGGTGTCCGTTGCTTGGAATTCCGAACTCTTCTTTTTTTAAGTTGAACAACTCCATCACTATTTCGTTCTTCAGATATTCCAAAGGAAGCATAAAGCGCTTCTCATCAGCGCTATACACCACAAAGTGACCCTTCTCCACCATTGATGATGTGCTCGAGAATGTGATCCTTTTTCTCTTAATTGCTGCCAATTTTTGCCATTTCCTTGCCAGTTTAATAAGCTTCCTTGCACTGATCATTTTGTTTGCTTTCTTAAACAAGGGAGAATGTTTAGTAGGACAAGAGAAGGAAGAGGATCTAAAAGATCTTAGGAAACTGAAAAAGCTTTTCTTGTGCTGGGCTGATGAAAATAGAAAATGGatgaaaacatatatataaatgcacAAAAGTTCCAAAAGCAGTACTTTGAATGAATCAACTAGATGTAGGAGGCAAAACCATGTGGTTGGAAAATATGATCCATCACTTGGGAAGTGGCCAGTTGGGCATGTCTGGAAGGTAAGGGAAGTGCTCCAATGACCGACATGTTCTGGATATATTACttaacaagaaaagaaaagaataaaatgtGGTTCCAGTTTGCTTAACTCTGGATTGATAGGTTTTTATGATTTCTGGAACAGGATTTGCCCCCCAAAGAACTATACTTAGGTTGAAATGTCTTTATCTCCAGGATGTTATGCTTTTAGATATATCATATAGAAATCTACTTCACATTGTTTTGTCTGTTGATGGCTTGAAGAGATTGCTAACAACAGTCAGGTTTACTTTGTAGTACTGAAGGTTTTGAATTGTGGGGCCAAATATGGGAGCATTTTACTTCAATCCACTGTCCAGACAATAAGCTTCCATCTATTTCAGCTGCTTTTACTTGATGACTACTGTGATTGGTTAGACACAAAAATGATCCAAAGGAGGTCCTTTGAATTAAGGAACTCAATGTAGGGACTCAAGGGAAGCCAAACCATGTGGTTATAAATTGTGGCATCTGCAAGTGCAAGACCAGGCATTGCAGTACCCTACATGTCCTGGATAATATTACCTAATGAGAAAAAAATTGTGGGTCTAGTTTAGTGAACCCTGGATTGATGGGTTATGCAAGTCGAATCAGGAGTTGCTCCCAAATAACTCTACTTTGTGTAAATATCTTTATTTCCAGGCTGTAAAACTTCAGCTGCTTTTACTGGATAGATATTGCGAGTGCTTAGGCATAAAAAAAGGTATCCAACTTCTGACTGAGATGATATCCTTTGCAACTAAGCTAATAAGAATCTTTGCGCTAACCATGCTTGTTTCTCAGTGACTAATGGATGGAAGTTGTATAAATTAGAAGAGAGAAAGGGTATTGTTTTTGTGCTTAAGTGAAGGAACTGATGGGGGGTATTTATAAAGCACAACAGAAGCAAAAAAACTCATAAAGTTGTGAACTTTTTTTCTTGTGCCGTTAATCTCTATGCAACAGCGTGTGATTAATTCCATTGATATAAATATTTGGATATACATGTTTGCATATGTTTGGCAACCAAACAAGACTTTGGGGTGGGGGCCTCTTTCTTCTTGTCTTCCTTTGGGTTTAAAGACATAACAAGTTCTATATGTACTCCCAGGGCCTAATCCAACGGAAACCCAGTTTCAGAAATCCATTAGTTGCTTCATCCATATCGACCAAGGTGGATTTGGGTCTTCTGTTTTCTCAGAAAAGGCCCAAACAATTGATTCGGTGCAGCAGTCATATAGGAATATATAGGATTCTTGTTGTTCATGTCATAGTGCAGGTAAAAGAACAACTGCCATGGAAGCAGACAactaaatatgaaaagaaaaccaTGAGTTTTCTCATTATGTATATAAGTTAATGTACAATGGTATTAACTGCTACAGTATACAAAACTGAAAACAAAATTTGGCTTTAGAAACTCCATATTGGTAACTGTTGGCTTGTTTCTTGCTGATAGAGATTCAATGATGATGAGCAATGGCCATTAACTATAGACATAATCAATGCTTTCTCCACTTCTTTACTTGCTTTCCTTTTGATCAATTCAATTGCATACTCCATGAAGGTTGAATCAAAGGGCAATTTAAGGTGCCTGTTGCTTGGAATTCCAAACTCTTCTTCTGCCAAGTTGAACAACTCCATCACTATTTCGTTCTTCAGATAGTCCAAAGGAAGCATAAAGCGCTTCTCATCAGCGCTATACACCACAAAGTGACCCTTCTCCACCATTGATGATGTGCTCGAGAATGTGATCCTTTTTCTCTTAATTGCTGCCAATTTTTGCCATTTCCTTGCCAGTTTAACAAGCTTCCTTGCACTGGTCATTTTGTTTGCTTTCTTAAACAAGGGAGAATGTTTAGTAGGACAAGAGAAGGAAGAGAA
Protein-coding sequences here:
- the LOC107927874 gene encoding auxin-responsive protein SAUR66-like; this translates as MTSSSSIANRQIPINLLCHFLALRFPSTTCKLCKHDYNKEAYQKERKWQKIASIGKKRIASERTSTKIAAAAANDYNRSSEVVKGCFVIFTMDKRRFLIPLAFLSICIFRELFKLSEEEFGLPSDGAITFPCDSVFMNYIVSIVK
- the LOC107927873 gene encoding auxin-responsive protein SAUR64-like; the protein is MVSTKILIRKARKWQKLAVIGRRRITSSLVDKGHFVIYTIDQKRFVIPLAYLRNTIFVELLKMSEEEFGLPSDGPITLPCDSVAMNYILSLLQRSLAKHLEKAVLNSVASYRCSSNASYCHQAHTDQQSLVYGF
- the LOC121222442 gene encoding auxin-responsive protein SAUR67 yields the protein MISARKLIKLARKWQKLAAIKRKRITFSSTSSMVEKGHFVVYSADEKRFMLPLEYLKNEIVMELFNLKKEEFGIPSNGHLKLPFDSTFMEYAIELIKRKASKEVEKALIMSIVTGHCSSSLNLNKQETKQLLEPTH
- the LOC107927915 gene encoding auxin-responsive protein SAUR67-like gives rise to the protein MTSARKLVKLARKWQKLAAIKRKRITFSSTSSMVEKGHFVVYSADEKRFMLPLDYLKNEIVMELFNLAEEEFGIPSNRHLKLPFDSTFMEYAIELIKRKASKEVEKALIMSIVNGHCSSSLNLYQQETSQQLPIWSF